One region of Armatimonadota bacterium genomic DNA includes:
- a CDS encoding glycogen debranching N-terminal domain-containing protein: protein MAPRIQLGPARIALVEGSSLFVTSPEGEVEAIEQHGFFVSDTRLLSTYRLHLAHRPWLLVSSAPLRHYAAEFLYVNPEFEAPEGRVRRGTLGFHLQRTLRGGVHDDLEVTNYGLRPVTFPLVIEADCDFADLFEIRGLEMPRRRTIQVRAAAEEIRWLYQRAHYRRGLILRVARADTPPDVAAPRIIFELTLPPRIPWHACLHFIPLLGDRVLEAPAACGAALLDELEERRQQWYAAFATCATPDQDLRQTYRQAVEDLTVLRLAAADSAEKHCVVAAGIPWFATLFGRDSLIISLQTLPVSGQFAPAVLRELGALQATAVDDWRDAQPGKILHEVRHGELAEFQEIPHTPYYGTADASLLYLITLHETYRWLGDMELVTELLPVAERALAWVEEHGDLDGDGFQEYRRRSPRGITHQGWKDSGDAVVDAEGADVPPPVALVELQGYAYDAKRRMAELYQALGRPEEAARLRREAAALQVHFRQAFWWPEEGTYYFALDGSKRPVRSVVSNAGHALWSGIATPEEARGVVTRLMAPDMFSGWGIRTLSSSHPAFNPFGYQVGAVWPHDNSLIALGFKRYGFVGEALRVAEGILEAAAHFHAYRLPELFAGLQRGPRSFPVQYPEANVPQGWAAGAVFALLRMMLGLRADAPRGRLLLHPTLPEWLPRLHLAGVSVGQAVVDLEVFREGEQTRWTASVRTGTLEVVERPWSPEEV, encoded by the coding sequence TCCTCTACGTCAACCCGGAGTTCGAGGCGCCGGAGGGACGGGTGCGCCGCGGCACCCTGGGCTTCCACCTGCAGCGCACCCTGCGCGGAGGCGTGCACGATGACCTGGAGGTCACCAACTACGGGCTGCGGCCGGTGACCTTCCCCCTGGTCATCGAGGCGGACTGCGACTTCGCCGACCTCTTCGAGATCCGGGGGTTGGAGATGCCGCGGCGGCGCACCATCCAGGTGCGCGCGGCGGCGGAGGAGATCCGCTGGCTCTACCAGCGGGCACACTACCGGCGGGGCCTGATCCTGCGCGTCGCCCGCGCGGACACGCCGCCGGATGTGGCCGCCCCGCGGATCATCTTCGAGCTCACCTTGCCCCCGCGGATCCCCTGGCATGCCTGCCTGCACTTCATCCCCCTGCTGGGGGACCGGGTCCTGGAGGCGCCCGCTGCCTGCGGTGCCGCCCTGCTGGACGAGCTGGAGGAGCGGCGGCAACAGTGGTACGCTGCCTTCGCCACCTGCGCCACGCCTGACCAGGACCTGAGGCAGACCTACCGCCAGGCCGTGGAAGACCTGACGGTCCTGCGCCTGGCCGCAGCCGACTCCGCCGAGAAGCACTGCGTGGTCGCCGCGGGCATCCCCTGGTTCGCCACCCTCTTCGGCCGGGACAGCCTGATCATCAGCCTGCAGACTCTGCCCGTGAGCGGCCAGTTCGCCCCGGCGGTGCTGCGGGAGCTGGGCGCCCTGCAGGCGACCGCAGTGGACGACTGGCGCGACGCCCAGCCCGGCAAGATCCTGCACGAGGTGCGTCACGGGGAGCTGGCAGAGTTCCAGGAGATCCCCCATACCCCGTACTACGGCACGGCCGATGCCTCCCTGCTGTACCTGATCACCCTACACGAGACCTACCGCTGGCTGGGGGACATGGAGCTGGTGACGGAGCTGCTGCCGGTGGCGGAACGCGCCCTGGCCTGGGTGGAGGAGCACGGCGACCTGGACGGTGATGGGTTCCAGGAGTACCGCCGCCGTTCCCCCCGGGGGATCACCCACCAGGGATGGAAAGACTCAGGAGATGCCGTGGTGGACGCGGAGGGAGCCGACGTGCCGCCTCCCGTGGCCCTGGTGGAGCTCCAGGGCTACGCCTACGACGCCAAGCGGCGCATGGCCGAGCTCTACCAGGCGCTGGGCCGGCCCGAGGAGGCCGCAAGGTTGCGCCGCGAAGCGGCCGCACTTCAGGTACATTTCCGCCAGGCCTTCTGGTGGCCGGAGGAGGGGACCTACTACTTCGCTCTGGACGGGAGCAAGCGTCCGGTGCGCAGCGTGGTCAGCAATGCGGGGCATGCGCTGTGGTCGGGCATCGCCACTCCGGAGGAGGCGCGGGGAGTAGTCACCCGCCTGATGGCGCCCGATATGTTCTCCGGATGGGGCATCAGGACGCTGAGCAGCAGCCACCCCGCCTTCAACCCCTTCGGCTACCAGGTGGGTGCGGTCTGGCCGCACGACAACAGCCTGATCGCCCTGGGGTTCAAACGGTACGGATTCGTGGGCGAGGCGCTGCGGGTGGCCGAAGGGATCCTGGAGGCTGCTGCCCACTTCCACGCTTACCGCCTCCCCGAGCTGTTTGCCGGGCTGCAGCGGGGTCCCCGCTCCTTCCCCGTGCAGTATCCGGAGGCCAACGTCCCCCAGGGGTGGGCGGCAGGGGCGGTTTTTGCCCTTCTGCGCATGATGCTGGGTTTGAGGGCCGACGCCCCGCGCGGCCGCCTTCTCCTCCACCCCACCCTGCCCGAGTGGCTGCCAAGGCTGCACCTTGCGGGAGTGTCGGTGGGTCAGGCGGTGGTCGACCTGGAAGTGTTCCGCGAAGGCGAACAGACGCGCTGGACGGCCTCCGTACGCACCGGCACGCTGGAGGTGGTGGAGCGCCCCTGGTCCCCGGAGGAGGTCTGA
- a CDS encoding ABC transporter ATP-binding protein, whose amino-acid sequence MLSLNNIEVVFWGTILVLKGVSLSVPRGSITALIGANGAGKTTTLKAISGLVRLERGEVARGSIEFDGQPITNRLPEEVARRGVVMVREGRRLFEELSAEENLLVGAALHPRGRREALDLVYTYFPRLKERRHVRAGYLSGGEQQMLAIGAACMARPKLLLLDEPSLGLAPLVAQEIFALVRRLNREEGITIFLVEQNARMALQLAMCGYVMENGKIVLDGPAERLREDADVREFYLGMNKSGRRSFTEVKSYTRRKRWLA is encoded by the coding sequence GTGCTTTCGCTGAACAACATCGAAGTCGTCTTCTGGGGGACCATCCTGGTGCTCAAGGGGGTCTCCCTCTCCGTCCCCCGCGGGAGCATCACCGCGCTCATCGGCGCCAACGGCGCGGGGAAGACCACTACGCTGAAGGCCATATCCGGCCTGGTGCGGCTGGAGCGCGGGGAGGTGGCCCGCGGGAGCATTGAGTTCGACGGCCAGCCTATCACCAACCGCCTGCCGGAGGAGGTGGCCCGCCGCGGCGTCGTCATGGTGCGGGAGGGCCGCCGTCTCTTTGAGGAGCTCTCAGCCGAGGAGAACCTGCTGGTAGGGGCCGCCCTCCACCCCCGCGGCCGACGGGAGGCCCTGGACCTGGTCTACACGTACTTTCCCCGGCTAAAGGAGAGGCGGCACGTGCGCGCCGGCTATCTCTCCGGCGGCGAGCAGCAGATGCTGGCCATCGGCGCCGCCTGCATGGCCCGTCCCAAGCTCCTGCTGCTGGACGAGCCCAGCCTGGGGCTGGCCCCGCTGGTGGCGCAGGAGATCTTCGCCCTGGTGCGACGGCTGAACCGGGAGGAGGGGATCACCATCTTCCTGGTGGAGCAGAACGCCCGCATGGCGCTGCAGCTGGCAATGTGCGGGTACGTCATGGAGAATGGGAAGATCGTCCTGGACGGGCCGGCGGAGCGGCTGCGCGAGGATGCCGACGTCAGGGAGTTCTACCTGGGGATGAACAAGAGCGGGCGGCGCAGCTTCACCGAGGTGAAATCCTACACCCGGCGCAAACGCTGGCTGGCCTGA
- a CDS encoding ABC transporter substrate-binding protein — MGGWARHCALALGFLLLVAIVPVAAQAPPIPASIKVGALFDTTGPTSDVGKDYSVGALHHVRYINEVQGGIRGKVKIDLVWSDYAYRIPDALALYRKYRDVDRVNAIIGWGTGDTEALKEQISEDQIPYISASYSSHLNNPAKTPYNFYPVSSYSDQLRAVLKFAAELAKKERIARPKFVFVYPTHPYGQAPIPAGKAYARELGFEVLPDQIVELAALEARSQVSAIRAAGADFAWFGGTTNSASVTARDAKQAGLKTRWFVNVWGFDENMIRLVGAAAEGVYGSTPHAYYGEPGVAGMRTIFDAYRRFEGKEVPAFQWGTTQTPYIASYIRGWLNVFLLKKALEIMVDNWASYRSFNGPAVRSAIELLKEWDPDGLAPPITITRTDHRPSTTTRIVQVQDGRIRVVQGVTVERRPDWLGF, encoded by the coding sequence GTGGGAGGGTGGGCGAGACACTGTGCGCTGGCGCTGGGATTCCTGCTCCTCGTTGCCATTGTGCCTGTGGCGGCGCAGGCTCCGCCCATCCCCGCCAGCATCAAGGTGGGGGCGCTGTTCGACACCACCGGCCCCACGTCCGACGTGGGCAAGGACTACAGTGTGGGGGCGCTGCACCACGTCCGCTACATCAACGAGGTGCAGGGCGGGATCCGGGGCAAGGTGAAGATCGACCTGGTCTGGTCGGATTACGCCTACCGTATCCCCGACGCCCTGGCGCTGTACCGGAAGTACCGGGACGTGGACCGGGTGAACGCCATCATTGGGTGGGGCACCGGGGATACGGAGGCTCTCAAGGAGCAGATCTCCGAGGACCAGATCCCCTACATCTCTGCCTCCTACTCCTCGCACCTGAACAACCCGGCGAAGACCCCCTACAACTTCTACCCGGTTTCCTCCTACTCCGATCAGCTGCGCGCGGTGCTGAAGTTCGCCGCCGAGCTGGCCAAGAAGGAGCGGATCGCCAGGCCCAAGTTCGTCTTCGTCTACCCCACACACCCCTACGGCCAGGCTCCCATCCCCGCGGGCAAGGCCTACGCCCGGGAGCTGGGGTTCGAGGTGCTGCCCGACCAGATCGTGGAGCTCGCCGCCCTGGAGGCCCGCTCCCAGGTGAGCGCCATCAGGGCCGCGGGGGCGGACTTCGCCTGGTTCGGGGGGACGACCAACTCCGCCTCGGTCACCGCGCGTGACGCCAAGCAGGCGGGGCTGAAGACCCGCTGGTTCGTCAACGTCTGGGGCTTCGACGAAAACATGATCCGGCTGGTGGGCGCGGCCGCGGAGGGGGTCTACGGCAGCACCCCCCACGCCTACTACGGCGAGCCGGGGGTTGCCGGCATGCGCACCATCTTCGACGCCTACAGGCGTTTCGAGGGGAAGGAGGTCCCGGCGTTCCAGTGGGGGACAACGCAGACGCCCTACATCGCCTCCTACATCCGCGGCTGGCTCAACGTCTTCCTGCTGAAGAAGGCTCTGGAGATCATGGTGGACAACTGGGCATCCTACCGCAGCTTCAACGGTCCGGCGGTGCGCTCGGCCATTGAGCTGCTGAAGGAGTGGGACCCGGACGGCCTGGCCCCGCCCATCACCATCACCCGCACCGACCACCGGCCTTCCACGACCACGCGCATCGTCCAGGTGCAGGACGGGCGGATCCGCGTCGTCCAGGGGGTCACGGTGGAGCGGCGCCCCGACTGGCTGGGCTTCTGA